TCGTCCGGCATCGCCATCCCGGCCGGGCAGGCGTCCATCACGGTCCGCACGCACTACATCGACGACGACGCGGCCGAAGCCATCATCGTCCGCGCCAAGGCCATGCGGGACGGGGTCACCACCCTGCGCGTGGTCGACAGCGGCGAGCAGCGAGACGCGCTCGCCGACATTGCCACCGTGCTGGGAGACAAGCCGCGCCTGTTCACGCAGGAGGTTCTCCAGCGGCTGGCTGCTCTGGACGCGGACATCTACGGCGGCTGGACGAACGGCGACCTGAAGCGGGCCCTGGAACCCCACGGAGCCGAGCCGTACAAGTCGGACGGCCGCATGGTCGTCGGCGCCGAGCGCGTCTCGCGCGCCATCACCAACCGCGACGGCGAGGGTTCCGCTTCCGCCGCTGAATGACAGGGAGCCGACCCCCGGCGGGTCAGGGAGGCAGGGAGAACTCCCTGACCACCTCCCTGACCCGCCTCCCTCTATCTGACCTGCACAAATGATCACTCAGGGAGGCAGGGAGGCACTCCAGGTCAGACCCCTGAAACCCCCTCCACAGCGCACCCCCAAGGGGGTGTCCCTGCCTCCCTGGCCTACCGCCGGAAGGGATTCCGCATGTACCCCGAGCCTGCCCGCCACGCGCCCGATCAGCGGGCCGTGGAAGTCCACTACCCCACCCCCATACAGCCCGCCATCACGGCCGTTTCGGCGCCGCTCGTTCCCGTCCAGCCGGGCAGCGTCCCGGCGGTCGCGAGCATCGTCCTGCCGGACGGACGGGTCGTCACCGGCTACGCCATCAACCCCGTCCACCCCCAACCGGTCCAGGCCCCGCCGGCCGTCTCGCGTACGGCGGTGAACGTCGCGCTCGGTGGTGTGGGGTTCCTCGCAGTGTGCGGTGGGCTGCTGCTGCTCACCTCGTTCATCGCCGCCCTCACCGCGTTCATCACCCAGCTCATCACCCTCGCCGCCGTCATCTTCGGCGGCTGGATCGCCGTCCAGATCCTCGGAGCGAGCGGCCACAAGGGCGGCACCACGGTCAACATCCGCAAAGCCGTCATCAAGCGCAACCACTTCCACGGCTGAACAACCCACAAGGAGAACCGTGTTCGAGATCCGCGTCATCTGCGATCCGGCCGACACCGACCGCGTCGTTGCCGCACTGGACGCCACCTTCACGACCGGCACCGTGACCCGCTACCCCACCCGTGACAGCAAGCGGCAGCGCCTCTACGTCAGGGCCAACCACCACACCGACCCCACCACCGAGGAGACGGACCGGACCGAGGCGGGGCCGACAGCGTGGCCCACACCGGAAGACGCCTACGCCACCGCCCCCGCCATCCCCTACGAGATCGCGTGGACCGCCTCCACCGCCCGGACGCTCACCGAGAACCCGCACGGCGACACGGACCGGGAGTACTGGCTGCGCAAAGCCGCCCTCATGGACCGCATCGCCCTCGACTACGAGGCGGACGGCGTCCCCAACGGCACGGACGACATCGCGGCCAACGCCGCCCGCCGACTCATCGAGATCGACCACAGCAGCGACCCGGCCGCGCTCGCCCACCCGCGCGGCTACGTCCGCCACGAATACGCCCACTGGGCCGACAACCAGTAGCTACACCAAGGGCGGCCCCCCTCTCGCCAAAGCGCGGGGCCGCCCTTGCCAACCAGTCCTCAGCAGACCTGTTGGAGGTCTCCAGCATGACCGATCGCAGCATCCACCCGCGACTGCCCGACGGCACCGAAAGGGTGGTCACCGCCCGGACCGAGCCGCGCCCGGACGGCAGCACCGTCCTGACCCTGGTCACCGTGGGCCCGCCGCTCGTTCTGGTCGAACACCGCATGTTCCTCGCCCCGTACCTCACCCACTCGCTCCTGCACACCCTCGCCCGCGACCTGGACGGCGTGCCCACCCCCGGGCCCACCCCGGAAGCCGCCGCCCTCCTCGCCGCCATGCGCACCGGCGACCGCACCGCCCTCGCCGCCGCACAGGACGCGTTCAACACCCGTGTGCTCAGCCTGTGGGCCGACACGGACGGGAGCGCCGCCGCATGAACAACCCTCTGCTGAACGCCGCTCTGGCCGCTGCCGAGCGTGGCTGGTACGTCTTCCCCCTGCGTCCCGGCACCAAGTACCCCGGCCTGCACGGCGCCGAGCGCTGTCGACAGACCGGTGACTGCACCCACGGACACCTGAAGTGGGAGCAGCGGGCCAGCATCGACCCGCACCGTATCCGGCACTGCTGGGAGACCAGCGCCGGCAACATCGCCCTGGCCACCGGTCCTTCCGGGCTGGTCGTCGTCGACCTCGACATGCCCAAGCCCGAAGACGATAAGGGCACGCCTGACGGCGAGACGTCCTTTCAAGCGCTCTGCGAGCGCGCCGGACACCCAGTGCCCGACACCTACCGGGTGCGGACCCCCAGCGGCGGCATGCACCTGTACTTCACCACCCCGCCCGGCATCCAACTGCCCAGCACCAAAGGCACGTTGGCTCCAAAGATCGACACCCGGGCGTGGGGCGGCTACGTCGTCGCCGCCGGCTCCCGCACCCCCACCGGACCCTACGAAGCCGCCAGCGGCTCTGTGGTGGCCCCGGTGCCCGGATGGCTACTGAGCATCCTGAAACCGGCCCCCAAGCCGTCTCAGACCCCCTCAGGGCCCGTAACGGTGCAATCTGGCCGATACGCTGACATGGCGCTCGGTAAGGAGACTCGCAACGTTGCCGGGGCCCAACCCGGGGAACGCGAAGCCACGTTGTTCCGGGCAGCGCGCGCCCTGGGCCGGTTCGTCGCGTGGGGCGACCTCCCCCGGAGCATGGTCGAACAGGCTCTTCAGGAGGCAGGGGAGAGGGCGGGACTCACCGCCGCCGAGTGCCGCTCCACTCTCCGCAGCGCACTGAACTGGTCGATCGCCCACAACCAGCGCCGCCGGGACGCGGCATGAACACCCCACCCCGTCCCCCTCTGAAGAGCATCACCCGACCCGCGACGGACCCGCGCGCCGCCGAACCCGCCCTGCCACGGCCGGCCGTGGGCGACCTCCAGGAAGTCGCCGGAGGCGTCCCCATTGCCGTTCGCCCGAACGCGCCACGTGGCGACGGCCGTTACCCCGTCGCGTGGCTGCACATCTGCACGCCGTACGGCGCGACACCGTCCGCCACCTCACGGTGCGAGTGCGGCCGGGACCGCCGGGCATTCGGCCCTGCCCGCGTACTCGCCCTGATCGACGACCACACCGCCCACCGCGACACCTGCCCGCTCCGCACCCCCCAGGAAGGGAGGGCCGCCGCATGACCGACACCATCGACGGCGCCGCGCTGCTCAACGAGGTCGAAGCCTTCCACCGCCGCTTCAACATCTTCCCCACCGAAGCCGCTTACGTTGCCGTCGCGCTGTGGGACGCGCACGCCCACCTGATCGACTGCTTCGAGACCACACCCCGGATCGCGTTCCTGTCCCCGGAGCCTGGCTCCGGGAAGTCCCGCGCGCTGGAGATCGTGGAACTCCTCACCCCCCGCCCCGTCGCCACCGTCTCCGCGTCCGCGAACGCCCTGTACCGGCTGGTCGACTCCGCCGATGGCCTGCCTACCGTGCTCTTCGACGAGGTGGACACCATCTTCGGCCCCAAGGCCGGCGCGGATGAGGCACTACGCGGGTTCCTGAACGCCGGATACCGGCGCATCGGCGGCGCCCTGCGGTGCGTCGGCGAAGGCTCCAACCAGAACGCGCAGGTCTTCGGCTCGTACTGCGCCGTAGCCATGGCAGGACTCGGCTCCCTGCCCGACACCGTCCTGACCCGCTCCGTCATCATCCGCATGCGCAAGCGCGCCCCCAACGAGAAGGTGGAGAGCTACCGGCAGCGCATCCACGACCAACAAGGCCACGCCATCCGTGACCGACTCGCCAAGTGGGCCAAGACCGTCAGTGACCAGGTCGCCGGCGCATGGCCCGCCATGCCCGAAGGCGTCACCGACCGCCCCGCCGACGTGTGGGAACCGCTCCTCGCCGTGGCGGACGCGGCCGGCGGCGACTGGCCCGCACGGGCCCGCGCCGCCTGCCTCGCTCTGATCAGCGCAGCCCACGACAACGACGAAGCCTCGCTCGGTGTGCGGCTGCTGACCGACCTGCGCGACAAGGTGTTCTGCGGCGAAGACCGGATGCCCACGGCCGCGATCATCGAATGCCTGCTGCGCATGGACGACGGCCCATGGGGCGATCTGGACGACAAGCCGATCAACTCCCGCACCCTCGCCCGGCTGCTCGGCAAGTACGTCACCCCCCACCTCAAGCCGATCAAACCGCGCGGCATCCGCACCCCTTCAGGCTTCCCCAAGGGCTACTACGCGGAAGACCTCACGGACGCCTGGACGCGGTACTGCCCTCCACCCCCCGGAGAATCCGCCACGTCCGCCACGTCCGCCACACCGCAGGTCAGCGGGGGTGCATCCGTGGCGGATACCGCCACCGTCATCCGCCACACGCACGAGGAAACCGCCACACAGCCCACCCTCACCGGCTGACCCAACCCGCTCACCCCGATGCCGCCACACCGTCCGGGTGTGGCGGCACCTATCCGCCACACAACCGCTATCCGCCACACGATCAAGGCCCTGACCTGCGATGTGGCGGCGTGGCGCACGTGGCGGATCCCCCAGGAGAGAAGACGAAGGAGACACCACCTTGGCCCGCCCCAAGATGCTCAAGCTCCCCGAAGTCCTCGAAGAGATCGAGATGAGCCGCGCCGCCTTCTACCGGATGCGCGCCCGGGGCCTGGCCCCGAAGCTCATCAAGCTTCCCAACGGCCAACTCCGCTGCCGGCGCACCGACCTCGACACGTGGTGGTCGTCCATGGAAGACGCCGCCGCCTGACCACCTCCCGCACACACGAGACACGAGGGGCCCGCTTCCGGCGGGCCCCTCTGGAGTTCACATGGCTTTGACCTACGACGTTCGCCTCTACTCCATCGAGGTTCGCAAGGATCGCCCGAAGCCCTACCGCCTACGCTGGCTGGTCGGGGAGCGCAAGCATTCCAAGAGCTACACACTCAAGGTTCAGGCCGAGGGGCGCCGCTCGGAACTCATGTCTGCCGTACGGCACGGCGACCAGTTCGATGAGGAAACCGGCCTGCCCGTATCCGAATTGCGCGCCAAGCAGGGCTCCATGACGTGGTACGAACACAGCCGTGCGTACGTCGATCGCAAGTGGACATTGGCGCCGGCCAAGTCGCGAAAGAACTACGCCGATGCGCTGGCAACCATCACTCCCGCACTCGTGAAAACCAAGACAGGAATGCCCGACACCGCCCTCATGCGGCGCGCACTGTACGGATGGGCGTACAACCGGAAGCGCTGGGACGAGACGCCTCCGGACGATGTGGCCCGCGCCCTCGCCTGGATCTCCAAGCACTCCATGCCGGTCTCCGCGATGGAAGACCCCGCAACCGTCCGTCTGGCCCTGGACGCGCTGTCCCTACGGCTGGACGGGAAAGAGGCGGCGCCACGCACTGCGAAGCGCAAGCGCGCCTGCCTGAGCGACGTTCTCGGGCTCGCGGTGGAAGAGCAGTACTTCACCATGCCGGTCAACCCGATCACGGCCGTGAAGTGGACCGCCCCGAAGTCGGTCGAAGCGGTGGACCCCGAGAGCGTCGCCAACCCTCGCCAGGTCCGCGCGCTGCTGGCAGGAGTGCGTGAGCAGGGCCCCCGTGGGCGCCACCTGGAAGCATTCTTCGGATGCCTGTACTACGCGGCCATGCGTCCCGCCGAAGCCTCCGGACTGCGCGCGAGTCAGTGCTACCTCCCGGAGACAGGGTGGGGGATGCTCACCTTGCGGCAAGGCATTGTCCGGGCCGGACGAAGCTGGACCGATGACGGAACGGCCCACGAGACGCGCCACCTCAAGGCCCGCGCAAAGAGGGACTCCCGTCCGGTGCCGGTTCCACCGCACTTCGTTCGTCTGCTGCGGCAACACATCGCCACGCACGGCACGGCACCCGACGGCCGGCTCTTTCGGACGAATCGCAATGGCCTGCTACAGGAGACCGGCTACGGGGAGGTGTGGGCCAAGGCCCGAAAGGACGTGCTGACCGAGGCGGAAACGTCCTCGCTGCTGGCCCGGCGCCCGTACGACCTCCGACACGCCGGGGTGTCGTTCTGGCTCAGTTCAGGGGTGGACGCGATGGAGTGCGCTCAGCGTGCCGGGCACAGCATCGCGGTACTGCACAAGGTGTATGCCAAGGTGCTTGATCAGACTCGGGAGCGCGCGAACAGCCGGATCGATGCAGCCCTGCGGGAGTGGAACGAGCCGGAGTGACCATGCTCACCCCCGGGGGACACCTGGGGGACACGCACTGATCAACAGTGGGATACAGGCGGTACGAGGTGAGACACGTCCGCGCCTCGTCCGCGACGAATCGAGCAGAGAGAGCCAAAGAAAAACCCTCTCTGACCAGGCATTGAAGCTGGTCAGAGAGGGTTTTTCTTACTGTGGCGGCGCCAGGGTTCGAACCTGGGTAGGCTGAGCCGGCAGATTTACAGTCTGCTCCCTTTGGCCGCTCGGGCACACCGCCAGGGCTTGCTGCCCTTCGAACCGCTTTTCGGCGGTCCTCCTTGGCAACGACGTAAACGATACCTGATGGACCGGGGTGCTTCGCCACCCGATTGAGCGGCGCCCGGACGGGAGGGGGTGGCTAGGCTTATGCGGATGCGGCCCGGGGCGTACGCCGGGCTCGGCTGCTGTCCTCACGCATGCCGATACGCACCTCGCAGATTCCGACAAGCACCCCATACAAGGAGCCACAGGACATGGCCGACTCCAGTTTCGACATCGTCTCGAAGGTCGAGCGGCAGGAGGTCGACAACGCCCTCAACCAGACCGCCAAGGAGATCTCCCAGCGCTACGACTTCAAGGGCGTGGGTGCCTCGATCGCGTGGTCCGGCGAGAAGATCCTCATGGAGGCGAACTCCGAGGATCGGGTCAAAGCGGTCCTCGATGTGTTCGAGACCAAGTTGATCAAGCGGGGTATCTCACTGAAGTCCCTGGACGCGGGTGAGCCGCAGCTCTCCGGCAAGGAGTACAAGCTCTTCGCCTCGATCGAGGAGGGCATCTCCCAGGAGAACGCGAAGAAGGTCGCGAAGATCATCCGCGATGAGGGCCCGAAGGGTGTGAAGGCTCAGGTCCAGGGCGAGGAGCTGCGCGTCAGCTCGAAGAACCGCGACGACCTTCAGGCCATCATCGCCCTCCTCAAGGGCAAGGACTTCGAGTTCGCGCTGCAGTTCGTGAACTACCGGTAGTCCACCTGTTTGTCGGAGAGGGGTGGGCGCCTGCGGCGGGCGCCCCTCTCTTCTGTCGGCTGATCAGATACGGGCTCAGTCGCGCGAATTTCCGAACAGGATGCGATACGCGATCAGCAGCACCAGCGAGCCGCCGATCGCAGCCGCCCACGTGGTGCCGTCGTAGAACTGTTTGCTGATGGGATGGTCGAGGAAGCGCGACGAGATCCAGCCGCCGAGGAACGCGCCGGCGACGCCGATGACCGTCGTGCCGATGAAGCCGCCCGGGTCGCGCCCCGGCAGCAGGAACTTGGCGATGGCCCCGGCCAACAGCCCCAGGATGATCCAGCCGATGATGCTCATGCCCTGAACCTGCCCCTCTGTGCTGTGCTCGAACTGTCCCGGCACTGTGATCTGCGACGTCGTGACGGTCACGCTCATGCCGGTGCGTTCGAATTGTGCGTTGTTGGTTCGTTGTTGCCGTACACGACGTCAACGCGATGCCTGACGGTTGCACCGGTCAGTAGGGTGCGTCGCATGACACAGCCCGGTGCGGAATCGCGCGCTGAACTGCGGCGCACCCTCGGCGTGGGGGACGCCGTAGTGATCGGGCTCGGTTCCATGATCGGAGCCGGTGTCTTCGCAGCCCTGGGACCCGCGGCACGCGCGGCCGGGTCCGGGCTGCTTTTCGGGCTCGGCGTGGCAGCCGTGGTCGCCTACTGCAACGCCATGTCGTCCGCCCGGCTGGCCGCTCTCTATCCCGCCTCAGGCGGTACCTACGTGTACGGGCGCGAGCGGCTCGGCCCTTTCTGGGGGTATCTCGCCGGCTGGTCGTTCGTCGTCGGGAAAACCGCCTCCTGCGCGGCGATGGCGCTCACTGTGGGCACGTATGTCTGGCCGGGCCAGGCCCATGCCGTGGCGGTCGCGGCCGTGGTGGCGTTGACGGCGGTGAACTACGGCGGCGTCCAGAAGTCCGCCTGGCTGACGCGGGCGATCGTGGCAGTGGTCCTCGCTGTCCTCGCTTCCGTGGTGGTGGTGTGCCTGGGCTCCGATGTCGTTGACGCCGGCCGGCTGGAGGTCGGGGCCTCCGAGGGTGTGGGCGGAGTGCTTCAGGCGGCCGGGCTGCTGTTCTTCGCGTTCGCCGGGTACGCCCGGATCGCGACCCTCGGTGAGGAGGTACGGGATCCGGCGCGCACCATCCCGCGCGCGATCCCGTCGGCCCTGGGCATCGCGCTGGTGGTGTACGCGGCGGTGTCGGTGGCTGTCCTTTCCGTGCTGGGGTCGGGTGGGCTCGGGCAGGCGAGTGCCCCACTGGCAGACGCGGTCCGGGCGGCGGGCGTGCCCGGGCTGGTGCCTGTCGTCCGGGCCGGTGCCGCTGTGGCCGCACTCGGCTCGCTGCTCGCCCTGATCCTGGGCGTCTCAAGGACCACGCTGGCCATGGCCCGTGACCGTCATCTGCCCGGTGCCCTGGCCGCCGTGCATCCGCGCTTCCAGGTACCGCACCGAGCCGAGCTGGCTGTGGGCGCGGTGGTCGTGGTGCTGGCCGCGACGGTGGATGTTCGGGGAGCTATCGGCTTCTCCTCCTTCGGGGTTCTTGCCTACTACGCGGTGGCCAACGCCTCCGCCTGGACTCTGAGTTCGGCGCCGGTGGCCCGGGTGGTGCCGGCGGTGGGGCTCCTCGGCTGTGTGACGCTGGCTTTCGCGCTTCCGGGGGTGTCGGTGGCCGGGGGCACGGGGGTGCTGGGCCTGGGAGCTGTTGTGTACGCCGTACGGCGCTGGTGGTCGGCTTCGGGGTCGGCGGCCGGGCCTCACCACTGACAGGACGCGGGCGGCGCGTGGGTTACTGGGTTTGGGCCGGCGGCGCTGTCGCCGTACGTCTGCGGAATTCGGGCCAGGGTTGCAGGTCCTGGCCGTCGTTGGACTCCTCGTACCAGCCCGTGCCGTCGAGCCAGGTGTGCAGCCACTCCGCGAGGCCGGGGGCGTCGGTGTACCACGCGTGGTCGGCGTCGTCGGCGTGCGGCTCGAAGAGCAGGACGGTGCCTTCCGGTGTGCTGCAGTCCACGCACGCGTACATCCCGCACCCCCAGTGGGATATCGGCAGGATCCCCTCGGGCCAGGGCCAGTCCGGGTCCCTGCGGCCCTCCTCGCGGTTGGCGAGGTACTGGCCGACGACGGGCGGCTCACCTGCGGGCTGGCCCTCGAGTAGGGGCAACAGGCCGTAGGACGGGCCGAATCCGCCGTCTCCTATCCGGAGATACAGCTCGGCGAGGAGCCGTGGCAAGGGGAAGCCGAGGGCGGTCTCGGCGCGGTCGAGCGTCGCCTCGTCCACGGGGGCGGGCAGTGAAGGCCAGCCCCATGGACGGGTGTTGCGCGCCGCGAAGGCCACCCGTGTCAGCAACTGCTCGATCTCGGTCATGGATTCATCATGCAGGCCGCCACTGACAATCGAGGCGGCCTGTGGATAACCCGCGGACGGGGACATTGTCCCGGCCGCGGGCTGTGGACAAACAGTCGGGCAGGAGCGAGGACGCCCCTTCCCCGGCCGCGCTACCAGCGCGAGCTGAACGGCTGGTCCGTCGGCACGATTTCGCGGCCCAGCGGCAGCAGTGAGACGGGGATGAGCTTGAAGTTGGCGATGCCGAAGGGGATACCGATGATCGTGATGCAGAGCAGAACGCCGGTGACGACATGGGCCAGGGCGAGCCACCAGCCCGCGAGGACCAGCCACAGAACGTTGCCGACGCAGGAGGGGGCACCCGCGTCGCGCCGCTCGACCGTCGTACGGCCGAAGGGCCACAGGGCGTACGCACCGATACGGAACGAAGCAACACCGAAAGGAATTCCGATAATCGTGATGCAGAGCAGTGCGCCTGC
This genomic interval from Streptomyces sp. B21-083 contains the following:
- a CDS encoding bifunctional DNA primase/polymerase, yielding MNNPLLNAALAAAERGWYVFPLRPGTKYPGLHGAERCRQTGDCTHGHLKWEQRASIDPHRIRHCWETSAGNIALATGPSGLVVVDLDMPKPEDDKGTPDGETSFQALCERAGHPVPDTYRVRTPSGGMHLYFTTPPGIQLPSTKGTLAPKIDTRAWGGYVVAAGSRTPTGPYEAASGSVVAPVPGWLLSILKPAPKPSQTPSGPVTVQSGRYADMALGKETRNVAGAQPGEREATLFRAARALGRFVAWGDLPRSMVEQALQEAGERAGLTAAECRSTLRSALNWSIAHNQRRRDAA
- a CDS encoding DUF3631 domain-containing protein produces the protein MTDTIDGAALLNEVEAFHRRFNIFPTEAAYVAVALWDAHAHLIDCFETTPRIAFLSPEPGSGKSRALEIVELLTPRPVATVSASANALYRLVDSADGLPTVLFDEVDTIFGPKAGADEALRGFLNAGYRRIGGALRCVGEGSNQNAQVFGSYCAVAMAGLGSLPDTVLTRSVIIRMRKRAPNEKVESYRQRIHDQQGHAIRDRLAKWAKTVSDQVAGAWPAMPEGVTDRPADVWEPLLAVADAAGGDWPARARAACLALISAAHDNDEASLGVRLLTDLRDKVFCGEDRMPTAAIIECLLRMDDGPWGDLDDKPINSRTLARLLGKYVTPHLKPIKPRGIRTPSGFPKGYYAEDLTDAWTRYCPPPPGESATSATSATPQVSGGASVADTATVIRHTHEETATQPTLTG
- a CDS encoding helix-turn-helix transcriptional regulator, yielding MARPKMLKLPEVLEEIEMSRAAFYRMRARGLAPKLIKLPNGQLRCRRTDLDTWWSSMEDAAA
- a CDS encoding tyrosine-type recombinase/integrase translates to MALTYDVRLYSIEVRKDRPKPYRLRWLVGERKHSKSYTLKVQAEGRRSELMSAVRHGDQFDEETGLPVSELRAKQGSMTWYEHSRAYVDRKWTLAPAKSRKNYADALATITPALVKTKTGMPDTALMRRALYGWAYNRKRWDETPPDDVARALAWISKHSMPVSAMEDPATVRLALDALSLRLDGKEAAPRTAKRKRACLSDVLGLAVEEQYFTMPVNPITAVKWTAPKSVEAVDPESVANPRQVRALLAGVREQGPRGRHLEAFFGCLYYAAMRPAEASGLRASQCYLPETGWGMLTLRQGIVRAGRSWTDDGTAHETRHLKARAKRDSRPVPVPPHFVRLLRQHIATHGTAPDGRLFRTNRNGLLQETGYGEVWAKARKDVLTEAETSSLLARRPYDLRHAGVSFWLSSGVDAMECAQRAGHSIAVLHKVYAKVLDQTRERANSRIDAALREWNEPE
- a CDS encoding YajQ family cyclic di-GMP-binding protein, with amino-acid sequence MADSSFDIVSKVERQEVDNALNQTAKEISQRYDFKGVGASIAWSGEKILMEANSEDRVKAVLDVFETKLIKRGISLKSLDAGEPQLSGKEYKLFASIEEGISQENAKKVAKIIRDEGPKGVKAQVQGEELRVSSKNRDDLQAIIALLKGKDFEFALQFVNYR
- a CDS encoding GlsB/YeaQ/YmgE family stress response membrane protein; this encodes MSIIGWIILGLLAGAIAKFLLPGRDPGGFIGTTVIGVAGAFLGGWISSRFLDHPISKQFYDGTTWAAAIGGSLVLLIAYRILFGNSRD
- a CDS encoding APC family permease, with amino-acid sequence MTQPGAESRAELRRTLGVGDAVVIGLGSMIGAGVFAALGPAARAAGSGLLFGLGVAAVVAYCNAMSSARLAALYPASGGTYVYGRERLGPFWGYLAGWSFVVGKTASCAAMALTVGTYVWPGQAHAVAVAAVVALTAVNYGGVQKSAWLTRAIVAVVLAVLASVVVVCLGSDVVDAGRLEVGASEGVGGVLQAAGLLFFAFAGYARIATLGEEVRDPARTIPRAIPSALGIALVVYAAVSVAVLSVLGSGGLGQASAPLADAVRAAGVPGLVPVVRAGAAVAALGSLLALILGVSRTTLAMARDRHLPGALAAVHPRFQVPHRAELAVGAVVVVLAATVDVRGAIGFSSFGVLAYYAVANASAWTLSSAPVARVVPAVGLLGCVTLAFALPGVSVAGGTGVLGLGAVVYAVRRWWSASGSAAGPHH
- a CDS encoding SMI1/KNR4 family protein; translation: MTEIEQLLTRVAFAARNTRPWGWPSLPAPVDEATLDRAETALGFPLPRLLAELYLRIGDGGFGPSYGLLPLLEGQPAGEPPVVGQYLANREEGRRDPDWPWPEGILPISHWGCGMYACVDCSTPEGTVLLFEPHADDADHAWYTDAPGLAEWLHTWLDGTGWYEESNDGQDLQPWPEFRRRTATAPPAQTQ
- a CDS encoding YccF domain-containing protein, with product MKTILNVIWLFLSGFWLFLAYLAAGALLCITIIGIPFGVASFRIGAYALWPFGRTTVERRDAGAPSCVGNVLWLVLAGWWLALAHVVTGVLLCITIIGIPFGIANFKLIPVSLLPLGREIVPTDQPFSSRW